A window from Centropristis striata isolate RG_2023a ecotype Rhode Island chromosome 2, C.striata_1.0, whole genome shotgun sequence encodes these proteins:
- the LOC131991635 gene encoding protein phosphatase 1 regulatory subunit 3E has translation MEAEPVQPVVVMLPPKNCLPRNYSCIAGLFGSLAAANPRLEDGEDFDMINGTTCETTECPVVEERPRGREIFLKPPQSPNLRRRCKSLPTPTERAKLEISRSRSPTSQKKVRFADSLGLELISVKHFDDTDEPEVPERILAKLPKGPLHLNHLDTKFPRAPAQSVFMELQFTNPGTLPGFEQKVREVKVMLETVQVDEFSLSGFVRVLNLAFEKSVSLRYSLNNWITFMDSLASYVPESSDGVTDKFCFKVVMPTYLDNGGTFQFAIKYCVGGQEFWDNNNGNNYKVRRHRFKMSPPREWENGWIHFI, from the coding sequence ATGGAAGCGGAGCCTGTGCAACCTGTCGTGGTCATGCTGCCCCCGAAGAACTGCCTGCCGAGGAACTACAGCTGCATAGCCGGACTCTTCGGGAGCCTGGCAGCGGCAAACCCACGGCTCGAAGATGGGGAAGATTTTGACATGATAAACGGTACTACCTGTGAAACCACCGAGTGCCCCGTGGTGGAAGAGAGACCACGGGGCAGAGAGATCTTCCTAAAACCTCCACAGAGTCCGAACCTACGACGGAGATGCAAGTCTCTGCCCACACCCACAGAGAGAGCGAAGTTAGAGATCTCCAGAAGCAGAAGTCCGACCAGTCAGAAAAAGGTCCGGTTCGCTGACTCCCTGGGTCTGGAGCTCATTTCAGTGAAGCATTTCGATGACACCGATGAGCCAGAGGTGCCGGAACGCATTTTGGCCAAACTACCCAAAGGACCCCTCCACCTGAATCATTTGGACACAAAGTTCCCTCGCGCTCCTGCGCAGTCTGTGTTCATGGAGTTGCAGTTCACCAACCCAGGCACACTACCCGGCTTTGAGCAGAAAGTGAGGGAGGTAAAAGTCATGTTAGAGACCGTGCAGGTGGATGAATTCAGCCTTTCCGGCTTTGTGCGCGTCTTGAATCTGGCTTTTGAAAAGAGCGTCTCTTTGCGGTATTCTCTCAACAACTGGATAACATTTATGGACAGTCTGGCGTCCTATGTCCCTGAGTCCAGCGACGGTGTCACTGATAAGTTCTGTTTCAAGGTAGTCATGCCTACTTACCTCGACAATGGAGGCACATTTCAATTTGCAATTAAATACTGTGTGGGCGGACAGGAGTTCTGGGACAACAATAATGGGAACAACTACAAAGTGCGGCGTCACCGGTTCAAGATGTCCCCACCTCGAGAATGGGAGAACGGATGGATTCACTTTATCTGA